A genomic region of Vampirovibrio chlorellavorus contains the following coding sequences:
- the hflX gene encoding GTPase HflX, whose protein sequence is MPSILGHVDGVKKSLVHRLEKLYQRRVKGGVLLSRDLAEELCELSLLLKREISVFMDFQGRVELVVVGPLNDLDQLPIALPASTDGLARRYCLHTRLGWQIPALGDQVMVLQFHLPVLGILMAGLSPQHPGGFSRQFGEQPQFCDGFYLLSPASEALPGGETRRSCEVGDLTTVGKAAEESLEKWIEWTEPVFARGPHQLAQSGERALLMGIHTGGAQAESDLQDTLDELSQLAKSAGAVVVDRVTQARKHPDPGTYIGSGKADEFAFLIQQLQIDVVIADDELSPVQQRNLERILRTKVIDRTELILDIFAQRAQSREGKIQVELAQLQYEMPRLKGRGRAFSQQTAVGAKGGIATRGPGETRLETDRRLLRERVTQLEKEAQQVVRHRQFQRQSRKQSHMPLIALVGYTNAGKSTLMRRLTLADVLVEDRLFATLDPTIRKLYLPPDAQDVDTLGQEVLLSDTVGFIRKLPTFLIKAFRATLEEAASADLLWHVWDISHPERLKQMASVQEVLTTLWEELGIEPPPMWTVCNKMDRWQALSVEELAMLEAAAQTPVFPISAKAGDGISELLRATRHFLQGPASYADQRTDFAERLER, encoded by the coding sequence ATGCCCTCGATCCTTGGCCATGTGGATGGCGTCAAGAAAAGTCTGGTTCACCGGCTGGAAAAGCTCTATCAGCGTCGGGTGAAGGGGGGCGTCCTTCTTTCCCGCGACCTGGCAGAGGAATTGTGTGAGCTGAGTTTGTTACTCAAACGTGAAATTTCCGTGTTCATGGACTTTCAGGGACGGGTGGAGCTGGTGGTGGTGGGCCCGCTAAATGATCTGGATCAGTTGCCCATTGCCCTGCCTGCCAGTACCGATGGTCTGGCCCGTCGGTACTGTTTGCACACCCGTCTGGGCTGGCAAATCCCTGCCTTGGGAGATCAGGTGATGGTTCTGCAATTTCATCTACCGGTTTTGGGAATCCTGATGGCCGGTTTGTCGCCGCAGCATCCGGGGGGCTTTAGTCGCCAGTTTGGGGAGCAACCGCAGTTTTGCGATGGTTTTTATCTGCTGAGCCCGGCCAGTGAGGCTTTACCGGGTGGGGAGACCCGGCGTTCCTGCGAGGTGGGCGACTTAACCACCGTGGGCAAAGCCGCGGAGGAATCTCTGGAAAAGTGGATTGAGTGGACGGAGCCGGTATTCGCGCGGGGACCGCATCAATTGGCCCAGTCCGGCGAACGGGCCTTGTTAATGGGTATTCATACCGGGGGAGCGCAGGCGGAGAGTGACTTGCAAGACACCCTGGATGAGTTGAGCCAGCTGGCCAAGTCCGCCGGGGCGGTGGTGGTGGATCGGGTCACGCAGGCCCGCAAGCATCCCGATCCGGGAACCTACATCGGTTCGGGCAAAGCCGATGAATTTGCCTTCCTGATTCAGCAACTGCAAATCGATGTGGTGATTGCCGATGACGAGTTGAGTCCGGTTCAGCAGCGCAATTTGGAGCGAATTTTACGCACCAAGGTGATCGATCGCACCGAGTTGATTCTGGATATTTTTGCCCAGCGGGCCCAGTCCCGGGAAGGTAAAATTCAGGTGGAACTGGCCCAGTTGCAGTATGAAATGCCCCGCCTGAAAGGGCGAGGGCGGGCGTTCAGTCAACAGACCGCCGTGGGGGCCAAAGGGGGCATTGCCACCCGGGGGCCGGGTGAAACCCGGCTGGAGACGGATCGGCGGCTGTTGCGGGAACGGGTCACCCAGTTGGAAAAAGAGGCCCAGCAAGTGGTGCGGCATCGCCAATTTCAGCGCCAGTCCCGCAAGCAGTCTCACATGCCACTGATTGCGCTGGTGGGTTACACCAACGCCGGAAAATCAACCCTCATGCGCCGCCTGACGCTAGCCGATGTCTTGGTGGAGGATCGCCTGTTCGCCACGCTGGACCCCACCATTCGCAAGTTGTACTTACCACCCGATGCCCAGGATGTGGACACGTTGGGGCAAGAGGTGCTGCTGTCCGATACGGTCGGTTTTATTCGTAAGCTGCCCACCTTTTTGATCAAGGCCTTTCGGGCCACTTTGGAGGAGGCCGCCTCTGCGGATTTGCTGTGGCACGTGTGGGATATCAGCCACCCGGAGCGTCTCAAGCAGATGGCATCCGTGCAGGAGGTTTTGACTACTTTGTGGGAAGAGTTGGGCATTGAGCCGCCTCCCATGTGGACGGTGTGCAACAAGATGGATCGCTGGCAGGCCCTTTCCGTTGAAGAGCTGGCCATGCTGGAGGCTGCCGCCCAGACTCCCGTTTTTCCCATTTCGGCCAAAGCCGGAGATGGTATTTCGGAACTGTTGCGCGCCACTCGGCACTTTTTACAGGGCCCTGCGTCTTATGCTGATCAACGAACGGATTTTGCAGAACGTCTGGAGCGGTAG
- a CDS encoding DUF4112 domain-containing protein, translated as MKPSHPSLERLRRIANLMDSAVTIPVLRKKIGLDPLLGLFPGGGDALGLLLSSYAVWVAFELGLPRIVMMRIVINIVLDWLIGLVPVVGDVADIFWKANQMNVRIVEAAYREMLVQGHGAQSKTVTIDVTVEPV; from the coding sequence GTGAAACCCTCGCACCCTTCTCTGGAGCGCTTACGGCGTATCGCCAATTTGATGGATTCCGCCGTGACCATTCCGGTACTTCGCAAGAAGATAGGGTTAGACCCCTTGTTGGGTCTGTTCCCCGGGGGGGGAGACGCGCTGGGCTTGCTGTTATCCTCTTATGCGGTATGGGTGGCGTTTGAGCTGGGTTTACCCCGCATCGTGATGATGCGGATTGTGATTAACATTGTGCTGGATTGGCTGATTGGGCTGGTTCCGGTGGTTGGCGATGTGGCTGATATTTTCTGGAAAGCCAACCAGATGAATGTGCGAATTGTGGAAGCGGCTTATCGGGAAATGCTGGTTCAGGGCCATGGTGCCCAAAGCAAAACGGTCACCATTGATGTGACCGTTGAGCCTGTTTAA
- the pyk gene encoding pyruvate kinase, protein MTIATQQASPQPQKNNPALQHADISLLHRTKIVATLGPATASPEMVKQLALAGVSVFRLNMSHGNADEQGARVQMLRNVAAELNQPLAILADLQGPKLRTGFLKDNQPIPLEDFSVVEFTSRTRESSPGVVATKYGELIAVLEPGALILLDDGKIRLEVLEKVNAETLKCQVVQGGLLEARKGINIPGTTLPIPSLTEKDKEDVAAAVAAKVDYIALSFVQQAKDIVELRQYVESLGYTCPPVVAKIEKPQALKDIDNIIQETDALMVARGDLGVELRPEEVPVAQKMLVAKANAAAKPVIIATQMLESMISSVQPSRSDVSDIANAVFDGADALMLSGETSVGEHPVATVTMMGRIIHEAEKSIFANSLDRPMEENRTVSPNFYHAIAQTASYAARKANIKAVVVFSNSGSMAQRISKLKPTRPIIALTPKAEVANKMALLWGVVPVVIPQSEQTDVMLENGEKAIFEKNLLKKGEGVVFCAGNTQMKGADNMLKIYHIGHTE, encoded by the coding sequence ATGACCATCGCAACACAACAAGCCTCCCCCCAACCTCAGAAGAATAACCCTGCCCTCCAACACGCAGACATCAGCCTTTTACACCGTACCAAAATTGTGGCCACACTGGGCCCTGCCACGGCTTCTCCCGAAATGGTCAAGCAACTGGCTTTAGCCGGTGTCAGTGTTTTTCGCCTGAATATGTCTCATGGCAACGCCGATGAACAGGGTGCCCGTGTGCAAATGCTCCGAAACGTAGCCGCTGAACTCAATCAACCGCTGGCCATTTTGGCCGATTTGCAAGGTCCCAAACTCCGTACCGGCTTTCTGAAAGACAACCAGCCCATTCCTCTGGAAGATTTTTCCGTGGTGGAATTTACCAGCCGCACCCGGGAAAGTTCACCCGGTGTGGTGGCCACCAAATACGGCGAACTCATCGCGGTTTTGGAGCCCGGTGCCCTCATTTTGCTGGATGACGGAAAAATCCGTCTGGAAGTGCTGGAAAAGGTAAACGCTGAAACCCTGAAGTGTCAGGTGGTTCAGGGCGGACTGCTGGAGGCCCGCAAAGGCATCAACATCCCCGGTACAACGCTGCCTATCCCGTCTCTCACTGAAAAAGACAAAGAGGATGTGGCCGCCGCCGTGGCCGCCAAAGTGGATTACATTGCCCTGTCCTTCGTGCAGCAGGCCAAAGATATCGTGGAATTGCGCCAGTACGTGGAATCGCTGGGTTATACCTGCCCGCCGGTGGTGGCTAAAATCGAAAAACCCCAGGCACTCAAGGATATCGACAATATTATTCAGGAAACGGATGCCTTAATGGTTGCACGAGGCGACTTGGGCGTGGAGTTACGTCCTGAAGAAGTGCCCGTAGCGCAGAAAATGCTGGTGGCCAAAGCCAACGCCGCCGCCAAACCGGTGATTATTGCCACCCAAATGCTGGAATCCATGATTAGCTCCGTGCAGCCCAGCCGTTCAGATGTCAGCGACATCGCCAACGCCGTCTTTGATGGTGCCGATGCTCTGATGCTCTCTGGCGAAACCTCCGTGGGTGAGCATCCGGTGGCCACCGTCACCATGATGGGCCGGATTATCCACGAAGCGGAAAAAAGCATTTTTGCCAACAGCCTGGATCGCCCCATGGAAGAGAACCGCACGGTCTCACCCAACTTCTACCATGCCATTGCCCAAACGGCCAGCTATGCCGCACGAAAAGCCAATATCAAGGCGGTAGTAGTTTTCTCTAACTCGGGGAGTATGGCCCAACGCATTTCCAAGCTCAAGCCCACTCGTCCCATCATCGCCCTGACCCCCAAGGCCGAAGTGGCTAACAAAATGGCCCTGCTGTGGGGCGTGGTGCCCGTGGTCATCCCGCAGTCCGAACAGACCGATGTGATGCTGGAAAATGGCGAGAAGGCCATTTTTGAGAAAAACCTCCTGAAAAAAGGGGAAGGTGTGGTCTTTTGCGCTGGTAACACCCAAATGAAGGGTGCCGACAACATGCTGAAGATCTACCACATCGGTCATACCGAATAA
- a CDS encoding dihydroorotate dehydrogenase, whose amino-acid sequence MSTVMPSLSISAAGLSFHSPLLNASGTFNAPLFNQLFPLKAVMGGIVTKTVTQNPQAGNLQPRTTELPGIGMLNSIGLQNPGLAYSLETEIPELKAMGLPVILSISANSSAEFAQMIETTLSHPHAAQIDAIELNLSCPNVAKGGIHFGSAADSVKEALSAVTGICPKPVFAKLTPNVSDIVSIGAAAIEGGAAGLTAINTVLGVAIDIHQKKPVMPRVSAGYSGPGIKPIALHAIWNLHKHFPETPIIGVGGISNAQDVLEFLMAGASLVQVGTICFRQPTIFKTIQSDLQAFCRTENLDSLNKLIGCAHGE is encoded by the coding sequence ATGTCCACAGTAATGCCTTCTCTGAGTATTTCCGCCGCCGGGCTGTCGTTTCACAGCCCCTTGCTGAACGCCTCCGGCACCTTTAACGCCCCCTTGTTCAACCAGCTTTTCCCGCTTAAAGCGGTCATGGGCGGCATTGTGACCAAAACGGTGACCCAAAACCCGCAGGCCGGGAACCTGCAACCCCGCACCACCGAGTTGCCCGGCATCGGCATGCTGAACAGCATTGGGCTGCAAAATCCGGGGCTGGCCTACAGTCTGGAAACCGAAATCCCCGAACTCAAAGCGATGGGCCTGCCCGTGATCCTCAGCATTTCCGCCAACAGCAGCGCGGAATTTGCCCAGATGATCGAAACCACGCTCAGCCATCCTCACGCCGCCCAGATTGACGCCATAGAACTCAACCTGTCTTGCCCGAACGTGGCCAAGGGGGGCATCCATTTTGGCAGCGCCGCCGATTCGGTCAAGGAAGCCCTCAGCGCGGTCACCGGCATTTGCCCCAAACCCGTGTTCGCCAAACTGACCCCCAACGTCAGCGATATTGTCTCCATTGGAGCAGCGGCCATTGAGGGGGGAGCGGCCGGACTGACCGCCATCAACACCGTCTTGGGCGTGGCCATTGACATCCACCAGAAAAAACCGGTAATGCCCCGAGTCTCCGCCGGATACAGCGGCCCCGGCATCAAGCCCATCGCCCTGCACGCCATCTGGAATCTGCACAAACACTTCCCGGAAACGCCCATTATCGGGGTGGGAGGCATCAGCAACGCTCAGGATGTTCTGGAATTCCTGATGGCAGGGGCCAGCCTGGTACAAGTGGGCACCATTTGCTTTCGGCAACCCACCATTTTCAAAACCATTCAGTCGGACTTGCAGGCATTTTGCCGCACAGAAAATCTGGACAGCCTGAATAAGCTGATTGGCTGCGCTCATGGCGAGTAG
- a CDS encoding iron-sulfur cluster-binding protein, producing the protein MQTPLQTPLPSLLTDMRCQVISNQICGNQLKLLRLRLLDGSFQCLPGQFVMLDLPDSQFYFRRPFSVLDTPDPQTLDIYYKQVGVGTAMMGDFQPGQIINCLGPLGKGFTPPTQPESALYIGGGIGIAPPYFLAKSQPEKGHCFYGVRNAGEIGLQNALEAQFGKNLHIATDNGSAGFHGNVCQLLEQHTALVSQAQEAYVCGPTRMMAATATLLKSINPAIRVEVSLEERMPCGTGACTGCVIPRTDRYLPAKVCLEGPVFEASLIDWQGGPPRPLSAFCEEAPCPQ; encoded by the coding sequence ATGCAAACCCCGCTGCAAACGCCCCTTCCAAGCCTGCTCACCGATATGCGCTGTCAGGTGATCTCCAACCAGATTTGCGGAAACCAGCTCAAATTGCTGCGCCTTCGGCTGCTGGATGGTTCATTCCAGTGCTTGCCCGGCCAGTTTGTCATGCTGGACCTGCCAGACTCTCAATTCTACTTTCGGCGGCCCTTCAGTGTGCTGGATACCCCTGATCCCCAAACGCTGGATATTTATTACAAGCAGGTGGGCGTGGGTACCGCCATGATGGGGGACTTTCAGCCCGGGCAGATCATCAACTGTCTGGGGCCGCTGGGCAAAGGATTCACCCCGCCCACCCAGCCAGAGTCGGCCTTGTACATTGGCGGCGGCATTGGCATTGCCCCGCCTTATTTTCTGGCCAAAAGCCAGCCAGAAAAAGGCCATTGCTTCTACGGGGTTCGTAACGCCGGGGAAATTGGCCTGCAAAACGCGCTGGAAGCACAATTCGGGAAAAATCTGCACATTGCCACCGACAACGGCTCTGCGGGCTTTCATGGCAACGTTTGCCAGTTGCTGGAGCAACACACCGCATTGGTGTCGCAAGCCCAGGAGGCCTACGTGTGTGGCCCTACCCGCATGATGGCGGCCACCGCCACTTTGCTCAAGTCCATCAATCCGGCCATTCGGGTAGAAGTTTCTCTGGAAGAGCGTATGCCCTGTGGCACAGGCGCCTGCACCGGTTGCGTCATCCCACGTACCGACCGCTATTTGCCCGCCAAAGTCTGTCTGGAAGGCCCCGTGTTTGAGGCCAGCCTGATCGACTGGCAAGGCGGCCCCCCTCGCCCGCTCAGCGCGTTCTGTGAGGAGGCCCCATGTCCACAGTAA
- a CDS encoding AAA family ATPase, whose amino-acid sequence MDTDTGKNTGKNTDHHPNHGQQAATTISGIAQALKNQLETVIFGQGEVIDLLLIGLLSEGHMLLEGLPGTAKTTLVKSLAQLLGLTFNRVQLTPDMLPAEITGTSIYDMNSRSFSFKQGPVFTDLLLADEINRTPPKTQSALLEAMEEQQVTMDGQRNALSPLFTVIATLNPVEFEGTFPLPEAQLDRFMMKIQMKYPAPAAEKQMLSEFAKHAGTRYLYQKALTPIVSREEVLACRKLLGHILVEDSMRDYMLQIIQDTRQNPNIELGCSPRSALSLLAASRAHAAIQGQGFVTPDNVKAVAGPIIRHRLILTAEAELDELTADQMVQQTLSKIAVPR is encoded by the coding sequence ATGGACACAGACACAGGCAAAAACACAGGCAAAAACACAGACCATCATCCCAACCACGGCCAGCAAGCCGCCACCACCATCTCAGGCATTGCCCAAGCCCTGAAAAACCAGCTGGAAACGGTCATTTTTGGCCAAGGGGAAGTGATTGATCTCCTGCTCATTGGCCTGCTCTCTGAGGGACACATGTTGCTGGAAGGCCTGCCGGGCACGGCCAAAACCACGCTGGTCAAAAGTCTGGCCCAGCTTTTGGGACTCACTTTCAATCGGGTTCAACTGACCCCGGACATGTTACCGGCCGAAATCACCGGCACCAGCATTTACGATATGAACAGCCGCTCCTTCAGCTTTAAACAAGGGCCCGTTTTCACCGACTTGTTGCTGGCCGATGAAATTAACCGCACCCCGCCCAAAACCCAATCCGCCTTGTTGGAAGCCATGGAAGAGCAACAGGTCACTATGGACGGGCAGCGCAATGCGCTCTCTCCCCTGTTTACGGTCATTGCCACTCTCAACCCGGTGGAGTTTGAGGGCACCTTCCCCCTGCCGGAAGCCCAGCTGGATCGCTTCATGATGAAAATTCAGATGAAGTACCCGGCCCCTGCCGCTGAAAAACAGATGCTAAGCGAATTTGCCAAACACGCCGGCACCCGTTACCTCTATCAAAAAGCACTCACCCCCATCGTCAGCCGGGAGGAAGTGTTGGCGTGCCGTAAACTGCTGGGGCACATTCTGGTGGAAGACAGTATGCGGGATTATATGCTGCAAATTATTCAGGACACCCGGCAAAACCCCAATATCGAACTGGGTTGCAGCCCTCGCTCCGCATTATCGCTGCTGGCGGCCAGCCGGGCCCACGCGGCCATTCAGGGGCAGGGCTTTGTCACACCGGATAACGTCAAAGCCGTGGCGGGCCCTATCATCCGCCACCGACTGATTCTCACCGCGGAGGCGGAATTGGATGAGCTGACCGCCGATCAAATGGTGCAGCAAACCCTCAGTAAGATTGCCGTCCCTCGTTAA
- a CDS encoding DUF4350 domain-containing protein: MAKYGNKPVSREALWLTFLITGIITFVGLAALLPPSNRSGAEALVENSIHNAGPSGYKAWFLASQKSGLAIASWENGFDALNELPTPTTMLIVKPYTVTNDSVAFDQKETAKLLQWVAKGNTLVLLDDFRRVGSGALLERFQLNVSLPAPAKLKPSKLKPALRSLSLSPQARIPLGAFLKAPLLSRNTATLQAGNSGILNAEPILQDVQKQPVLVWLPYRKGRLILGTVTDLGENRYLNQPDNDNYQFLTNLLRQTNHPIVVNEFVHGYAESGDLLSYFQKKTPLGGIFAQLMLFFGLLLWLGFVRWKPLATLREENPPPDQGAHSPYIDSLAGLYIKSKSASLALTPQLKRLKTTLHQRHGINLSEEARVHDLLLSRFAHYSGTQSHREGDIPSSPDELMAAVKLAIRATETKQHLTPQTLLKTSRQLTVIEEILNIKKF, encoded by the coding sequence ATGGCTAAATACGGAAACAAACCGGTTTCCAGAGAGGCCCTGTGGCTCACCTTCCTGATCACCGGCATCATCACTTTCGTGGGATTGGCCGCCCTGTTGCCCCCCTCAAACCGTTCCGGCGCGGAAGCGCTGGTGGAAAACTCCATCCACAACGCGGGCCCCTCCGGCTACAAGGCCTGGTTTTTGGCCAGCCAGAAAAGCGGACTGGCCATTGCCAGCTGGGAAAACGGCTTTGACGCCCTCAATGAATTGCCCACGCCCACCACCATGCTGATCGTCAAGCCATACACGGTCACCAATGACAGTGTGGCCTTCGACCAAAAAGAAACCGCCAAACTGCTGCAATGGGTGGCCAAAGGCAACACCTTGGTGCTGCTGGATGATTTCCGGCGGGTGGGCTCTGGCGCTTTACTGGAGCGCTTTCAGCTGAATGTCAGCCTGCCCGCGCCCGCCAAACTCAAGCCGTCCAAACTCAAACCAGCCCTGCGCTCACTGTCTCTCTCTCCGCAAGCCAGAATTCCCCTGGGCGCTTTCCTCAAAGCCCCCCTGCTCAGCCGAAACACCGCCACACTTCAGGCCGGAAACAGTGGTATTTTGAACGCCGAGCCCATCTTGCAGGACGTTCAGAAGCAACCCGTGCTGGTGTGGCTGCCCTACCGCAAAGGTCGGCTGATTCTGGGAACGGTGACGGATTTGGGAGAAAACCGCTACCTGAACCAGCCGGACAATGACAACTACCAGTTTTTAACCAACCTGCTGCGGCAAACCAACCACCCCATTGTGGTGAATGAGTTTGTGCATGGCTACGCCGAAAGTGGCGACTTGCTGAGCTACTTTCAGAAAAAAACGCCCTTGGGGGGCATCTTCGCCCAGTTGATGCTGTTTTTCGGCCTGTTGCTGTGGCTGGGCTTTGTGCGCTGGAAACCGCTCGCCACCCTGCGGGAGGAGAACCCACCCCCCGACCAAGGGGCTCACAGCCCCTATATTGACTCTCTGGCCGGTTTGTACATAAAAAGCAAATCGGCCTCACTGGCCCTAACACCCCAGCTGAAACGCCTAAAAACCACCTTACACCAACGCCATGGCATCAACCTGAGCGAGGAGGCCCGAGTCCATGACTTGCTTCTCTCCCGTTTTGCCCACTATAGTGGTACCCAGAGTCATAGAGAAGGGGATATTCCAAGCTCACCAGATGAGCTGATGGCGGCGGTTAAACTGGCCATCAGGGCCACGGAAACAAAGCAGCACCTGACACCGCAAACCCTGCTCAAAACCTCCCGACAGCTTACCGTGATTGAAGAAATTCTCAACATCAAGAAATTCTAG
- a CDS encoding DUF4129 domain-containing protein, with amino-acid sequence MTIGALQHPAAPAANGTSPLERLHGLPLNQFTQNNLDIHPALEEVRRLPEFQPPPPSPLDALLKQPWFQKLYDAAGQALEAALKGIVNFLGKAQPHWMPDLPQNIRDLFSIFISFILVLAGLYGVYLLLTLLIRWQEGRQISNQKAADRFFEESLLTTSEHHYRNAFQAAQNGDYQNAIRELYMASLCLLDEKSVVPYESARTNLEYQRQLSAQAREDLKQDFHAMAQTFEGIRYGKQHAGAAQFQSSHTRFEALQTHLKVPHG; translated from the coding sequence ATGACCATTGGCGCGTTACAGCACCCAGCCGCCCCTGCGGCCAACGGAACCTCCCCGCTGGAACGCCTGCATGGGCTTCCCCTGAACCAATTTACCCAGAACAACCTGGATATCCACCCGGCCCTGGAAGAAGTCCGGCGACTGCCCGAATTTCAGCCGCCGCCGCCCTCGCCACTGGACGCATTGCTGAAACAGCCGTGGTTCCAAAAACTCTATGACGCCGCCGGGCAGGCCTTGGAAGCGGCTCTCAAGGGCATTGTCAACTTTCTGGGGAAGGCGCAACCCCACTGGATGCCCGATCTCCCCCAGAATATCCGGGATCTGTTCAGTATTTTTATCAGCTTTATACTGGTTTTGGCAGGGCTTTACGGCGTCTACTTACTGCTAACCCTACTCATTCGCTGGCAAGAGGGCAGGCAAATCAGTAATCAAAAAGCAGCGGACCGCTTTTTCGAGGAATCCTTGCTCACCACCTCGGAGCATCATTACCGAAACGCCTTTCAGGCGGCTCAAAATGGCGATTACCAGAATGCCATCCGGGAACTGTACATGGCAAGCCTGTGCCTGCTGGATGAAAAGTCCGTTGTGCCCTACGAATCCGCGCGCACTAACCTGGAGTACCAGCGCCAACTGAGCGCACAGGCCCGAGAGGATCTCAAACAGGACTTTCACGCCATGGCCCAGACCTTTGAAGGCATCCGCTACGGAAAACAGCACGCCGGAGCGGCGCAGTTCCAAAGCAGCCATACCCGGTTTGAGGCCCTGCAGACCCACCTGAAGGTGCCGCATGGCTAA
- the def gene encoding peptide deformylase: MAVLKVINYGEPVLRQEAEKVTKVSAKIQKLVADMFDTMYAYNGCGLAAPQVGELKRIFVLDCSTDENPMPQMVFINPVIVKRDGAIISREGCLSFPGVYTDVKRYGSVTVRYMDLKGKTQTMTAQEGTLLCRAIQHELDHLNGVLFVDHVIDRFSTDQLLSEHQLPPIQPEKMIEEPELDQALQGVAL; this comes from the coding sequence ATGGCCGTTTTGAAAGTCATTAACTATGGCGAGCCCGTTTTGAGACAAGAGGCGGAAAAGGTAACCAAGGTTTCCGCCAAAATTCAAAAGCTGGTGGCCGATATGTTTGACACCATGTACGCCTACAATGGCTGTGGTTTGGCGGCGCCGCAGGTGGGGGAACTCAAGCGGATTTTTGTGCTGGATTGCTCTACGGATGAAAACCCGATGCCGCAAATGGTGTTTATCAACCCGGTCATCGTGAAGCGGGACGGGGCCATTATCAGCCGGGAGGGCTGTCTGAGTTTCCCGGGGGTGTACACCGATGTGAAACGCTATGGCTCCGTGACCGTCCGGTACATGGATTTGAAGGGCAAAACCCAGACCATGACCGCTCAGGAAGGCACCCTGTTGTGCCGGGCCATTCAGCACGAGCTGGATCACCTGAATGGGGTGCTGTTTGTGGATCATGTGATCGATCGCTTTAGCACCGATCAATTGCTCTCGGAGCATCAGTTGCCCCCCATTCAGCCGGAAAAAATGATTGAAGAGCCGGAGTTGGATCAGGCTTTGCAGGGCGTGGCTTTATAG